The bacterium nucleotide sequence CTTTCCCAACAACGACGCGATGCACTTTGCTGGCATCAAACCCCGGCGGAAGCTTCGAGAGATCCGCTCCGATCTTGGGTGGGCGGCCGGCACCCGTGGCGCCGGGGCCCTCCAGATGCCTGAGCGCCTCATTGGCCTCACGTTCCCACTGCGAGCCAGGATAGAGCGAGGCGATTTTTGCATAGACCGTCTTTGCCGAGTCGGGCTTGTTCATTCTCTCGTATAGCTCTGCCAGGTTGAAATAGTATGGCTGGATTCCGGGAGAGTTGCCTTGCGTTTTGAACAGCTGCTCGTAGCTTTGCACCGCCGCACCGGGCTCCCCCATCTGCTCCTGTGTTCTAGCTATATTGGCCCGGCAAAGCGCACTGAAGGCTCCATCCGGGAATCTCTTGAGGCAATTTTGGAACGCACGAAGTGCCGACTGGTAATCGGCGAGCTGGTAGCGAACGATTCCGATGTACAGTAGGACGCGCTCTATGTTCCTGGCTCTAGGGTAAGCCTTCTGTAACTCCTCAAACTGGGCAACCGACTTCTTGAGCAATGACTGCTGCTTGTCGAGTCGCTCGGCCAGCGATGTCTTCTCGTCTTCGCCCTGCTGGGCCTCGCTGTTTGGCGTGAGGTCTATTGCCATCGCCTGTTGATAAAGGTCCGCCGCGAAGTACTCCATCGTTGCGGATGCCGTGATCCGACCCTCGCGATACGATCTGTAGGCAAAAGACCCGGCAATCACAACTGCTACCGCTACAATGGCAAAGAGTATGAACCTGCTGTTCTGCTTGCTGAAATCAATAATATGAGTAAGAAGGTCTTTCGGGAGCGGCCGATCCTGCCCCCTCACCTTCTTCTTGACTCTGATCGTTCTTCCAACCAATAGCTGTCCTCCCAATCGCCAGGGAATTACTCCTGGCCCTGTTTCTTTTTTGCGAGCGAACAATATCAAACCACTATTAATATAACAACTCCAATGCGAGCGCCCAACAATCGGATTGAACTATAAAGATGTCTTGCCGCGAGCCCGCATAACAGCTTTGAAAGGGACTTGTTCTTCACACTTCAGGTTGCTTCAGGCGAGAGGGAATGACTACCAGTCTGGTTTCTTGGCTGTAAGCTGAGGGCTTAGAACTGGTGGAACATGGAGCTTCAGTAAGATGGCATCTGGCTGCAACCAGTCAAGCGCGTGCTCGGGCAAAAAAAGAGGCCCGGACATCTGCCCGGGCCCCAACATTAGTCAGCTCGCTAGGACTACGAGATTACTTCCCCTGGACCTCGATCTTGATCTGCTTCGGCTTGGCCTCCTCTGCTTTCGGAAGCGTCACGCGCAGAACGCCATCGCTAAACTTGGCCTTGATCTTGTCCTTCTGTACACGGCTCGGGAGAGCGAACGACCGGCTGAAGCATCCGTAGCTCCGCTCGATTCGATGGTAGTTCTCCTCCTTGGTCTCCTTCAACATCGTGCGCTCACCAGAAAGCGTCAAGACGTCATTCGCGAGCGAGATATCAACATCAGAAGCCGTCAGGCCAGGCAGCTCCGCCCTGAGCTCGATGTTGTCCTTCGTCTCTAAAACGTCCACCGCCGGCGACCAGTCGCCCTTGATCATCGGCGACAGCTCGCCCTTTCTCTGGAACGCCTCGTCGAAGAGACGGTTCATCCTCTCCTGAAATGTCATCAGGTCTCTCAGTGGCTCCCATCTCACAATTGCCATTTCACTATCTCCTGTTTTTGATGTTTTGTTGTGATGTTCATCTTTCATCAGAGACAATAGACCTTTAGTCGGGAGTTGTCAAATAGTTTAATATGATCTCTGATACATCCGCCAAACCAACCTACCAACGCCATATCTCACGCCACTCATCCTCTTCCTCCTGAAACCGATGCCCGCCACAAACCCAAAAACTTGACGACCATGCCCATAACATCCTATAAGAAACGCATTGGACTCAACAATAATGCACGAGGCAGATGACGTGAGATTCCCGACCTTTCGAGACCTGAAAGAGCTCTGGGCGAGGCGAGAAGTCCTGCTCAACCTCGTGATGCGAGACCTCGAGGTCAAGTATAAGGGCTCCGTGATCGGGATATTCTGGTCGCTCCTTAACCCGCTCATGATGCTTCTGATCTATACGATTGTATTTCGCTATGTGATCGGGATGAACGTAAAAAACTTCCCGGTTTTTTTCATGTGTGGTTTTCTGCCCTGGATATTCCTCTCAAACTCCGTAACGATGGCCGCGCCCTCAGTTATTAACAACCCAAACCTCGTCCGCAAGGTCTATATGCCAAAGGCGATAATCCCGCTGTCTGCGATGGTTGCCTGCCTTGTTGAGTTTGTGATGACACTCGTCATCTTGCTGCTAGCTCTGCCTTTCTTTGGACATGCTCCGGGGCATCTAGCGTTCCTATTGCCGCTTCTGGTGCTCGCACAGGCCATCTTCGTGGGCGGACTTGCCCTGCTTTTCTCGGCGAGCACGGTTCATTTCAGAGACGTCAAGCACCTTCTAGATATTCTGCTAATCGTCTGGTTTTGGCTGACGCCGATAGTATATCCGATGAGCAAGGTCGCCTCTCTCAAGCTTCCGTGGCCACTTTTGGGAAACGTCGTGGTCTGGCTCATAAGCTACAACCCAATGTCGGTCTTCGTGTGTGCTTACAGGGCGGTCTTGCTCCAAAATGCTCTTCCGACAGGGCTAACGATTGCCCTGGTTGTCATTTACACGTTCGGCTCGGCCGCAGCTGGTTGGCTGCTCTTCGCCAGGTCGAGCGCCAGGTTCGCTGAGGTCGTCTGATGTCAAACGAAGGCCGACTGCGTAATGAGCCGAGCAGCTCTGACGTTATTCAGATGCGGTCGGTGTCTAAGAGATACCGGGTCTATTATGAGAAGAGCGAGAACATAAAGTACCTCATCATCAACCTGTTGAAGGGCAAGCGGGACAGATACCGCGACGTTTGGGCGCTGAGAGACGTTGCCTTATCCGTGTCGCGAGGCGAGACGCTGGGGATAGTCGGCGAGAACGGCTCGGGCAAGAGCACTCTGCTGAAGCTTCTCTGCCGGATACTGCTTGCTGACGAGGGCCATGTCGAGGTCAGTGGCAGAGTTGCGACGCTACTCGAGCTGGGCTCGGGCTTCTCGATGGAGCTATCGGGCCGCAAGAACATCTTTATGAACGCCTCGATTCTCGGCCTCTCTCGGAGAGAGGCACGGGGGAGGCTCGATGAGATAATCTCTTTCTCCGAGCTCGGCGACTTCATAAATGCACCCATCAAAAGCTATAGCAGCGGAATGCTAGTGAGGCTCGGTTTTGCCGTCGCAATTAACGTAGAGGCGGACATTTTTCTCATAGACGAGATCCTTGCGGTCGGCGACGAGCGCTTCCAGAAGAAATGCCTCGATCGGATCAGGGGGATGCAGCGGCAGGGCAAGACGATAGCGCTCGTCTCGCACAACATGGACATAATCAGGGAGTTCTGTAGCCGCGCGATCCTCTTGTCCAAGGGCAGGCTCATGGCCGATGGCAGGCCGGACGCTGTGATCGAGGCATACAGGCAAGTTCAGCGTTCTAACGTAAGATGATCAATGTGATGAAGGACTTGAGATATGTCCGGCGGCTTCTCGTAGTCGATAGAGCGCCTCGTCAGCGAACGCCGGGCAGTCAGGCGCCAGGTCTCGTCTTCTTTCATTTCGGTTCATTCGTGGCCAAGCTCTCGTGAAGCGCTTCGAGATCATTGGAACCACGGCCGACGCTGGATTTGTTGCCTACGGTGAGAGTCTCGAGGCGCTCTTTACGCACGCGGCAGAGGGGATGTTTGCGATCATATTCGGGCAAGAGCCCCAGCTTCCGTGCCCCGATAAGACCGATACGTTCGCTCTCTCCGCCGTTGATATCGAGTCGCTCCTTGTTGATTTCCTGTCCGAGCTCCTCTGGCGTTTCGACACGGACCTCCTCGTTCCCTCCGCAATAAAGTTATCGATCCGCGTGCCCGAACGTCTGACGAGAGAACCGGCCCCAGGTGGCGGCTCGGAGCGTGGCAGACCGACGCTTGAGGCGCGTGTAGGTTTTGCTGGCTGCAAGCGCCTCGCGCAGAAGCCAGTTACGGACGTTAAGGCGGTTACGATGCACAACCTCGCTATCGTGAGAGAAAGTGGTGTTTTCAGTGTGAAGGTCATCTTGGATATATGAGTCTCGCTGTCCGGGTGGAGCAGTTCGCGGCTGTGCCCCGGGGGCCGGACGACATTGAAAACGAACGTCTCAGTCCTGTTCATCGG carries:
- a CDS encoding tetratricopeptide repeat protein translates to MVGRTIRVKKKVRGQDRPLPKDLLTHIIDFSKQNSRFILFAIVAVAVVIAGSFAYRSYREGRITASATMEYFAADLYQQAMAIDLTPNSEAQQGEDEKTSLAERLDKQQSLLKKSVAQFEELQKAYPRARNIERVLLYIGIVRYQLADYQSALRAFQNCLKRFPDGAFSALCRANIARTQEQMGEPGAAVQSYEQLFKTQGNSPGIQPYYFNLAELYERMNKPDSAKTVYAKIASLYPGSQWEREANEALRHLEGPGATGAGRPPKIGADLSKLPPGFDASKVHRVVVGKDETGKRTVKLEKNGTKSPKPTGK
- a CDS encoding Hsp20/alpha crystallin family protein gives rise to the protein MAIVRWEPLRDLMTFQERMNRLFDEAFQRKGELSPMIKGDWSPAVDVLETKDNIELRAELPGLTASDVDISLANDVLTLSGERTMLKETKEENYHRIERSYGCFSRSFALPSRVQKDKIKAKFSDGVLRVTLPKAEEAKPKQIKIEVQGK
- a CDS encoding ABC transporter permease: MDSTIMHEADDVRFPTFRDLKELWARREVLLNLVMRDLEVKYKGSVIGIFWSLLNPLMMLLIYTIVFRYVIGMNVKNFPVFFMCGFLPWIFLSNSVTMAAPSVINNPNLVRKVYMPKAIIPLSAMVACLVEFVMTLVILLLALPFFGHAPGHLAFLLPLLVLAQAIFVGGLALLFSASTVHFRDVKHLLDILLIVWFWLTPIVYPMSKVASLKLPWPLLGNVVVWLISYNPMSVFVCAYRAVLLQNALPTGLTIALVVIYTFGSAAAGWLLFARSSARFAEVV
- a CDS encoding ABC transporter ATP-binding protein, with the translated sequence MSNEGRLRNEPSSSDVIQMRSVSKRYRVYYEKSENIKYLIINLLKGKRDRYRDVWALRDVALSVSRGETLGIVGENGSGKSTLLKLLCRILLADEGHVEVSGRVATLLELGSGFSMELSGRKNIFMNASILGLSRREARGRLDEIISFSELGDFINAPIKSYSSGMLVRLGFAVAINVEADIFLIDEILAVGDERFQKKCLDRIRGMQRQGKTIALVSHNMDIIREFCSRAILLSKGRLMADGRPDAVIEAYRQVQRSNVR
- a CDS encoding archease, which encodes MKRFEIIGTTADAGFVAYGESLEALFTHAAEGMFAIIFGQEPQLPCPDKTDTFALSAVDIESLLVDFLSELLWRFDTDLLVPSAIKLSIRVPERLTREPAPGGGSERGRPTLEARVGFAGCKRLAQKPVTDVKAVTMHNLAIVRESGVFSVKVILDI